One Rhizoctonia solani chromosome 3, complete sequence genomic region harbors:
- a CDS encoding cysteine-rich Secretory family protein yields MVRPTAAAFALVTAAAGSVSAISMTGTHLLAARAVPQDYLTAHNNERANHGAKALVWDSGLASTAQAWANQCKFEHNQAGQNLYAGTGNPGAAAAVGAWNAESKDYNPSNPQASHWTQVVWKSTTKVGCALATCAPGTIFPANYNANYYVCNYSPYGNVAGQYASVVFFQ; encoded by the exons ATGGTTCGCCCCACTGCAGCTGCATTTGCACTCGTTACTGCTGCTGCCGGATCCGTCTCGGCCATTAGCATGACTGGTACTCATCTCCTCGCTGCTCGTGCTGTCCCTCAGGATTATCTTACCGCACACAACAACGAACGTGCCAATCATGGTGCCAAGGCGCTTGTTTGGGACAGTGGCCTCGCTTCGACTGCACAGGCCTGGGCCAACCAATGCAAATTTGAA CACAACCAAGCAGGCCAGAACTTGTATGCTGGTACTGGAAACCCGGGGGCCGCCGCTGCAGTTGGTGCCTGGAACGCCGAATCTA AGGACTACAACCCCAGCAACCCACAGGCTTCACATTGGACCCAGGTTGTTTGGAAGTCGACTACCAAGGTTGGATGTGCTCTGGCCACATGTGCACCGGGAACCATCTTCCCTGCTAACTAC AACGCCAACTACTACGTTTGCAACTACAGTCCTTACGGAAACGTCGCAGGCCAATACGCGTCAGTAGTCTTCTTCCAGTAG
- a CDS encoding cullin family: MTMLSRCGRLFPASNKYTLYKTVAKPKLYSSLADRYHPKVSLLPFTNDALTVQSKLELLVPPMFGLAAAIKGYGQMLFGKDVVDSGIKRTNFKAVYIPTWKVDCITSFTSDLGDSDHPTVMHLREVTVPGINHHPLARWVKSFPTDTDEAKPFSKNHLEPLSGTYDILALPFTTSPLAAPQALKEAPYGDIEITEGWSIDPRSVEFQMLAAYPLLHPVFLAEYTLGEKHITVLAHGYHDYFSVWGHASHPDVWVNAEQGATVTYLRASKPIVGGPAAMPNFIDEENTVSNIERIAHEPDMSDLRIQPVSSANATRNWMTLAGKVDEIGFIIESIPAANARIVRIEVAPGLRAKKSEVGTDPRAPLKKQLEELKEEAERAKPEWMKEKNSWEFECLQLVQQPEDPRGQAGAQELAWEKLSVSIQQIYAKNASSLSFEENYRHAYNLVIAKQGKMLYDGLVKLICENLDIFAREKLIPVFPRTELDGRDSMEMCQAGELFVKVFREVWDDHESSMSKISDLVKYMDRVYTQSANVPKITEQGSKLFLSELIHSTKYPILAQLNATILLLIRMERNGTAINRSAMKQCVDVLLTLRDTSIKAVFESTVYKLNLESEILQESDIYYTNRAKEMLDLHDLSEYLKLAESFINAEQDRTHSYLSFHTSVPLQNILISKILTPHTARLLKGPEASAPEVSSALTQKQNTALDLLIDTERTEDLARLLRMFQLPPEESGIKLLRLRLKESIIGRGKTINEECDEDAVATTKQSTDGKKAGEASAKSMAVQTAIKWMTDVLALKDHFDRLLANSWGGEVSMQTAINEAFESFINMNKRAAEFVSLFIDDHLKKGTKLKTESEMNTLIDRTISIFRFISDKDVFERYYKTHLAKRLLQSRTTDDEAEREMIGKLKIECGFAFTQKLEGMFHDIRLSGELTDSFRGFIQRVTEGDDSAVTIDMQTSILTAGIWPITNTTDFGGYIMPPIIAKHVSYFERFYNTRHSGRKLSWQPNYGSADIRVAFKTRKHELNLTTAAMIVFLAFSDVEIGQELEYSEIKEATGLPDVDLQRQLQSLACAKYKVLRKHPASRSVSTTDTFTFNYDFTAPLQRIKIQTVASKAESNEERRETEEKVEEERKLQTEACIVRVMKDRKHMAHNDLINEVTRQLASRFTPVPVAIKKRIEALIEKEYLERGGDKKSYNYLA; this comes from the exons ATGACGATGCTTTCTCGGTGCGGTCGATTATTCCCGGCATCTAACAAGTACACACTCTATAAAACCGTGGCCAAGCCAAAGCTCTACTCCAGCTTGGCTGATAGGTATCATCCGAAAGTTAGCCTGCTGCCCTTCAC CAACGATGCGTTAACCGTCCAGTCGAAGCTTGAGCTACTTGTGCCACCAATGTTTGGGCTGGCAGCTGCCATAAAGGGATACGGACAAATGCTATTTG GCAAGGACGTCGTGGATTCGGGTATTAAACGCACCAATTTCAAG GCAGTCTACATACCCACTTGGAAAGTGGACTGTATAACTTCATTTACTAGTGACTTGGGCGATTCGGATCATCCAACTGTGATGCACCTCCGGGAAGTAACGGTTCCAG GTATTAATCACCATCCTCTGGCTCGCTGGGTCAAGAGTTTCCCCACTGATACCGACGAAGCCAAGCCGTTTAGCAAGAATCATTTAGAACCACTGAGCGGCACATATGATATTCTGGCACTGCCTTTTACAACATCGCCTCTTGCCGCTCCTCAGGCCTTGAAGGAAGCACCGTACGGAGACATCGAGATAACAGAGGGATGGAGTATTGATCCTCGGTCGGTGGAGTTTCAGATG TTGGCAGCATACCCACTTCTACATCCTGTTTTCTTGGCGGAATACACCTTGGGAGAAAAACACATAACCGTGCTCGCACATGGATATCATGAT TATTTCTCAGTTTGGGGACATGCGTCTCACCCAGATGTATGGGTAAATGCGGAACAAGGTGCGACAGTGACGTATCTCCGAGCGAGCAAACCAATCGTGGGTGGCCCAGCTGCCATGCCCAATTTTATTGACGAAGAGAACACCGTAAGTAATATCGAGAGGATAGCCCATGAGCCTGATATGAGT GATTTGAGAATCCAACCGGTCTCATCAGCGAACGCGacgaggaattggatgaCACTAGCTGGGAAAGTGGATGAAATCGGTTTTATTATCGAA AGTATACCGGCTGCAAACGCACGCATAGTCAGAATAGAGGTTGCCCCTGGACTCCGAGCCAAGAAATCTGAAGTAGGGACGGACCCACGTGCACCACTGAAGAAACAACTCGAAGAATtgaaggaagaagctgaGAGAGCCAAGCCGGAGTGGATGAAAGA GAAAAATAGTTGGGAGTTTGAATGTCTACAG CTGGTGCAGCAGCCAGAAGACCCACGAGGG CAAGCTG GTGCTCAAGAGCTGGCATGGGAGAAACTCTCGGTCTCTATTCAACAGATATATGCAAAGAACGCCTCCTCACTATCCTTTGAAGAAAACTATCGTCATGCCTATAATCTCGTCATTGCTAAGCAAGGAAAGATGCTCTATGACGGCCTTGTCAAATTGATTTGCGAAAATCTCGATATATTCGCCAGAGAGAAATTAATACCTGTCTTTCCTCGTACAGAATTGGATGGCCGGGACTCGATGGAGATGTGCCAAGCAGGCGAACTATTTGTCAAGGTGTTTCGAGAGGTATGGGATGATCATGAAAGTAGCATGAGTAAGATTTCCGATCTGGTCAAGTACATG GATCGCGTTTATACGCAGTCGGCGAATGTGCCTAAGATCACGGAACAAGGCTCAAAGCTCTTCCTCTCTGAGCTCATTCATTCGACTAAGTACCCTATCCTAGCACAACTCAACGCGACCATTCTACTGTTAATAAGGATGGAGCGTAATGGGACCGCGATTAACCGTAGTGCGATGAAACAGTGTGTTGACGTATTGCTTACTCTTCGGGACACTTCTATCAAAGCGGTGTTTGAGAGTACGGTATACAAACTAAATCTAGAAAGCGAAATCCTTCAAGAGAGCGATATCTATTACACCAATCGAGCTAAGGAAATGCTAGATTTGCATGACTTGTCAGAATACTTAAAATTG GCCGAGTCTTTTATCAATGCAGAACAAGATCGAACACATAGTTATCTTTCATTTCACACTTCAGTTCCCCTCCAAAATATCCTCATCAGCAAAATCCTTACCCCCCATACTGCCCGATTACTCAAGGGACCGgaagcaagtgctccagAGGTGTCATCAGCGTTAACGCAGAAACAAAACACTGCCCTTGATCTTCTTATTGACACGGAGCGCACAGAAGACCTGGCGCGACTATTACGAATGTTCCAGCTCCCCCCTGAAGAATCCGGGATAAAATTACTACGCCTCCGCCTCAAAGAGAGTATTATTGGGAGAGGAAAGACGATCAACGAGGAGTGCGACGAGGACGCTGTCGCCACGACAAAGCAAAGCACGGATGGGAAGAAGGCGGGAGAGGCGTCAGCAAAGTCCATGGCGGTTCAGACGGCCATTAAATGGATGACTGATGTGTTAGCTCTCAAAGATCATTTTGACCGCTTATTGGCGAACTCTTGGGGTGGAGAGGTATCCATGCAAACCGCTATTAACGAG GCATTTGAGTCCTTTATCAATATGAATAAGAGGGCTGCAGAATTTGTTTCCCTGTTTATCGATGACCATCTAAAGAAGGGAACAAAACTG AAAACGGAATCCGAGATGAATACTCTGATTGACAGGACAATATCTATATTCAGATTTATCTCGGACAAGGATGTGTTTGAACGTTACTATAAAACACATCTAGCCAAGCGGCTCTTGCAATCTCGAACCACCGATGATGAGGCAGAGCGGGAGATGATAGGCAAATTGAAG ATCGAATGTGGCTTCGCGTTTACCCAGAAACTGGAGGGAATGTTCCATGACATTCGACTATCTGGAGAGTTGACCGATTCGTTCCGAGGGTTCATTCAACGCGTAACTGAAGGAGATGAT TCCGCTGTCACCATTGATATGCAAACATCTATCCTCACCGCGGGCATATGGCCAATTACAAACACGACCGATTTTGGGGGTTACATTATGCCTCCTATCATTGCAAAACATGTTTCCTATTTCGAGCGATTCTACAATACCCGACATAGCGGCCGAAAGCTGTCTTGGCAACCCAATTATGGCAGCGCAGACATCAGAGTAGCGTTTAAAACACGAAAGCACGAATTGAATCTCACCACGGCAGCCATGATCGTATTTCTGGCTTTCAGTGACGTAGAGATTGGTCAAGAGTTAGAATATAGT GAAATCAAAGAAGCTACTGGACTCCCCGACGTGGACCTGCAACGTCAGCTTCAATCTCTAGCATGCGCCAAGTACAAAGTTCTGCGTAAACACCCCGCATCTCGCAGTGTCAGCACGACAGATACTTTCACATTCAACTACGATTTCACGGCGCCATTACAACGCATTAAAATTCAAACGGTTGCGAGCAAAGCGGAATCCAATGAGGAACGGCGCGAGACTGAAGAGAAGGTCGAAGAGGAACGAAAACTACAAACTGAG GCCTGTATCGTCCGTGTCATGAAAGATAGGAAACATATGGCACACAACGATCTGATCAATGAAGTAACGAGGCAACTAGCAAGTAGATTCACGCCGGTCCCTGTCGCGATTAAGAAGCGCATAGAGGCTCTTATTGAG AAAGAATATCTTGAGCGAGGAGGTGATAAGAAATCATACAACTATCTG GCTTGA
- a CDS encoding DnaJ domain protein: MAPPTLFTLLSVFCILVAVVAAGKDFYKVLDVDRGAGDATIKKAYKKLSKKYHPDKNNTPEAKDKFVEISRAYEVLSDSEKRAIYDRHGEDGLKQHEAGKNAPDPFSMFSNFFGGGHHEQSRKGPTMLTEFEVSLADMYSGNHVEFRIKKRILCDHCRGSGAASDKDIHTCGGCKGQGIKLVKQQVFPGMYAQTQVTCNECGGRGKVIKKLCPHCQGHKVMDHTAEYTLDVTPGMPEGHEVVFEGEGDESPEYEAGDIVLRALLGFERNVTHLDGHIVTLKRNGTTQPGHVQTVEGEGMPIFEGSGHGDLFVTYNVVLPTSLNDTLKQQLYEAFTGPTASASSDEDEKEKRETEPEDDPKENEGEQSEEKSEQPKEADDERPKEVDDEPSKGEKDEL; this comes from the exons ATGGCGCCCCCAACCCTCTTTACACTATTATCCGTTTTCTGTATACTGGTGGCTGTGGTAGCTGCTGGTAAAGACTTCTACAAAGTCCTTGATG TGGACAGAGGCGCTGGCGATGCGACCATCAAGAAGGCATACAAGAAGTTGAGCAAAAAATATCATCCTGACAAGAACAACACCCCAGAGGCCAAAGATAAATTCGTAGAGATATCCCGAG CATACGAGGTCCTATCAGACTCTGAG AAACGGGCCATCTACGACCGCCACGGCGAGGATGGACTGAAACAGCATGAAGCCGGGAAGAATGCACCTGATCCATTTAGCATGTTTTCTAATTTCTTTGGCGGCGGACATCACGAACAGTCTCGAAAGGGGCCGACTATGCTTACGGAGTTTGAAGTTAGCTTGGCCGACAT GTATTCTGGGAATCATGTTGAG TTTAGGATAAAGAAGCGTATACTGTGCGACCATTGCCGCGGCTCAGGTGCAGCAAGCGACAAGGACATCCATACATGCGGAGGGTGCAAGGGCCAGGGAATCAAACTCGTCAAGCAACAGGTCTTCCCAGGAATGTATGCACAAACACAAGTAAC GTGTAACGAGTGTGGCGGGCGAGGAAAGGTGATCAAGAAGTTGTGCCCGCATTGTCAAGGCCATAAAGTCATGGACCACACTGCGGAGTACACGTTGGACGTTACTCCTGGCATGCCTGAAGGACACGAGGTCGTATTTGAAGGAGAGGGTGATGAGAGTCCGGAGTATGAGGCTGGAGATATTGTTTTGCGA GCGCTTCTTGGATTCGAACGTAATGTCACGCATCTCGATGGACACATTGTTACTCTAAAGAGGAATGGCACAACACAACCTG GTCACGTCCAAACAGTAGAAGGCGAAGGGATGCCTATATTTGAAGGATCAGGTCACGGAGACCTATTTGTCACATACAACGTCGTGTTACCAACGTCTTTAAACGACACGTTAAAACAAC AACTATACGAAGCTTTTACTGGCCCAACAGCGAGCGCGAGTTCCGATGAAGAtgagaaagaaaaaagggAAACGGAACCAGAAGACGATCCCAAGGAAAACGAAGGAGAGCAATCCGAAGAAAAGAGCGAGCAGCCTAAGGAAGCTGATGACGAGCGGCCTAAAGAAGTAGATGACGAACCGTCCAAGGGAGAAAAGGATGAACTGTAG
- a CDS encoding RNA-dependent RNA polymerase — translation MHTLYFRNLPLNVARSAFRDAVEKFVVNMYGEGVDAPKPIIDMVILDRPTSEKKHVGFGAIQFADEKTMEMFIARLKTEPMMFGQEAVAFSREQPPNLQASSSGQSANATPASTSGPQPTSSKDRRSQSSKSTSTQASKKRDNAQPSAPNRPVMNLNRVKHPQFEKREVRLPNIKYLRKLHHRLSIIGQHLRLETLEFGVLRNWNFSVEYSRPLVDETGYFIFEDDEKSLRISIGGSHQDSTQPSVAIAIQTINYVALGTDAGKKYMFLALAQNPHFELGDISRPTTGVGKFDVRRSRNRLSALDERHERVAPYTSRWIKLTFHEDSIAPTAEMCQMAGLGEPAMDPPLSFGKLDMYSAHNIAVVEKWFQGGSLDFEVAFQIEALFRNAGKEVQGPGRDALRTFRAEIQGAGARKSFNDFEDKNVVEEFEVHVRKSAESMPWEKIGISKASFMCYHVKITPTAVHLNGPLEEQSNRVIRRYPGYETHFIRVAFTDEADGRARFEYEVDTMAFTQKRVGKFLKNAIRLCDREYELLGYSQSGFRENACFFVAPFEWKDEIINGEYIRYSLGNFDKVIDCPARYGARMSQAFSSTSQSTMLQESEIRHIMELKNRRDEMFSDGCGTISRELAKDVWKSMLQHLPPSRQGFHHENELPPPAFQIRIGGSKGMVRLDPKLEGRVLCLRPSMTKFEAEHDLSLEIARAPLVVLLWSGGVEDDVFLNLMKDNLAETMSGMTTLGGAAKLLIANRLGVPFQIASTLNRLSRLKIELGQDGVRTSGLHKLLNATLFHIKRDLKHKSRIKVPDSYTLVGVCDEDDYLRPRQIYACVQHFDQRSGKAEVRYLKGRYLVTRSPVIHPGDAQVVWAIGEPPVDSPFYGEGNNLPNIVVFSSKGPRPIPNMLGGGDLDGVRIFDLYNLISVQELIPRYRYCPANYPTPRSKKIGRNSTIEDVADFMVEYICHDSLGMIATNHLVIASTSDMRARDENCIVNAELHSRAVDFVKTGFYVANHQIRKAKYDKAFDETTGLGLKPDWQAGHGRDANDGRYYPCDSVLGKLFRAVELPEGNPARESDVEDQVPTTIRNRVAGFVARYKDEIQATVSSSDTVTFIQSLLSRYTSELNHICVAHTISSESAERVSEVEVMLGTNLEVSSKPDLIERMKSLTRNLTNTIRYQLKAKEDESNYIWLGRAWRAYLLTSSLGDKTFGAFSFSWLALDSVLDALQTIDENFLPHTGPILPPFAFIPSKRPETDESLHPPNYDTWDDWVDAIKEGDTEIETANTAEEYGNQQNGNARGVDGVGGEEVGTTTGRTRMEAITDTTATVAAMARAKGPTAMDKPMARSGVVGPATELLLPVTFPSEMGYNDENKHVLYSSPPLCFGCCVSNETAPNRV, via the exons ATGCATACACTCTACTTCCGTAACCTTCCTCTCAATGTCGCAAGGAGCGCTTTTCGCGATGCGGTTGAAAAGTTTGTGGTCAACATGTACGGCGAAGGTGTAGATGCCCCTAAGCCGATCATCGATATGGTAATACTGGACCGCCCTACTTCAGAGAAAAAGCACGTGGGCTTTGGAGCGATCCAGTTTGCGGATGAGAAAACTATGGAAATGTTTATTGCAAGG CTCAAAACAGAGCCAATGATGTTTGGTCAAGAGGCAGTTGCCTTTTCTCGGGAGCAGCCGCCTAATCTGCAAGCGTCCAGCTCCGGCCAATCCGCCAATGCTACTCCAGCTTCTACCTCAGGACCCCAACCGACTTCTTCAAAGGATCGCCGATCACAATCTAGCAAGTCTACATCAACTCAGGCATCCAAAAAACGCGATAATGCTCAGCCTAGTGCTCCTAATCGGCCTGTAATGAACCTCAATCGAGTCAAGCATCCTCAATTTGAAAAAAGGGAAGTGCGCCTACCCAATATCAAATATCTCCGTAAACTCCACCACCGACTTTCAATCATCGGGCAGCACCTGCGTCTCGAAACACTGGAATTTGGCGTGTTACGCAATTGGAACTTTTCAGTGGAGTACTCACGACCGCTTGTCGATGAAACAGGCTATTTTATCTTTGAGGACGACGAAAAGTCGCTCCGGATTAGTATTGGGGGTTCCCACCAAGACTCGACCCAACCAAGCGTTGCGATTGCAATACAAACTATCAACTATGTAGCTCTGGGAACTGACGCAGGAAAAAAGTACATGTTCCTCGCCCTCGCCCAAAATCCACACTTCGAACTGGGTGACATTTCTCGGCCGACAACCGGAGTCGGAAAATTCGATGTGCGACGGAGTCGAAACCGACTCTCTGCTCTGGATGAGCGACACGAGCGTGTCGCGCCATACACCTCCAGGTGGATTAAACTCACATTTCATGAAGATAGCATAGCTCCCACAGCAGAAATGTGTCAAATGGCTGGACTTGGAGAACCCGCGATGGACCCCCCACTTAGCTTTGGCAAACTTGACATGTACTCTGCACATAACATCGCCGTCGTTGAAAAGTGGTTCCAAGGAGGCTCTCTGGACTTCGAAGTTGCCTTTCAAATCGAAGCTCTCTTTCGGAATG CtggcaaagaagtccaagGACCAGGCCGCGATGCACTGAGAACATTCAGGGCAGAAATACAAGGGGCTGGTGCTCGAAAGTCGTTCAACGATTTCGAGGATAAAAATGTCGTTGAAGAGTTCGAGGTACATGTTCGCAAGAGCGCCGAATCAATGCCTTGGGAAAAAATAGGGATATCCAAAGCAAGCTTTATGTGTTACCACGTGAAGATCACTCCCACCGCCGTGCACTTAAATG GACCTCTTGAAGAGCAATCGAATAGGGTGATACGCCGATACCCTGGCTATGAAACGCACTTTATTCGAGTTGCGTTTACCGACGAAGCGGATGGTCGTGCCCGCTTTGAATACGAAGTCGACACCATGGCATTCACTCAGAAGAGAGTTGGCAAGTTTCTCAAGAACG CAATTCGGCTTTGTGATCGAGAATACGAGTTACTTGGATATAGCCAATCTG GTTTTCGTGAGAATGCCTGCTTTTTCGTGGCACCATTTGAATGGAAAGACGAAATCATAAATGGCGAATACATCCGCTATAGCTTGGGAAATTTTGACAAAGTCATTGATTGCCCTGCACGTTACGGTGCCCGTATGAGTCAAGCATTTTCTTCGACTAGCCAATCCACTATGCTCCAAGAATCGGAGATTAGGCACATTATGGAACTTAAAAATAGGCGTGACGAGATGTTCTCCGACGGTTGTGGAACCATTAGCCGTGAACTTGCGAAAGACGTTTGGAAAAGCATGCTTCAACACCTTCCACCCAGTCGTCAAGGTTTCCATCACGAGAATGAACTACCTCCGCCTGCGTTCCAGATACGGATAGGAG GAAGCAAGGGAATGGTACGACTTGACCCCAAGCTGGAGGGACGAGTGCTCTGCTTGCGTCCTTCAATGACAAAGTTTGAGGCGGAGCATGACCTCTCCTTGGAAATCGCCCGTGC GCCGTTGGTTGTGTTACTATGGAGTGGGGGTGTCGAAGATGATGTCTTCCTAAATCTGATGAAAGATAACCTGGCAGAGACGATGTCAGGCATGACGACACTTGGGGGGGCTGCGAAGTTACTCATTGCAAATCGTTTGGGAGTCCCTTTCCAAATAGCCAGCACTCTTAATCGATTGTCACGCCTGAAGATTGAACTCGGCCAAGATGGCGTACGCACGTCGGGCTTGCACAAACTCTTGAATGCCACACTCTTTCATATCAAGAGAGACCTCAAACACAAGTCCAGAATCAAGGTCCCAGATAGTTACACTCTCGTCGGTGTTTGCGATGAGGATGACTACTTGCGACCTCGTCAAATATATG CTTGCGTTCAGCACTTTGACCAAAGGAGTGGGAAAGCCGAAGTACGATATCTAAAGGGTCGCTATCTAGTCACAAGAAGTCCTGTCATACACCCGGGTGATGCGCAGGTGGTCTGGGCTATTGGGGAGCCACCTGTTGATTCGCCATTTTATGGAGAAGGAAACAACTTACCCAATATTGTTGTTTTTTCCTCCAAGGGACCAAGACCGATCCCTAATATGTTGGGTGGTGGTGACCTTG ATGGGGTACGTATCTTT GACCTATACAActtgatttcagttcaaGAACTCATCCCTCGCTATCGATATTGCCCAGCCAACTATCCAACCCCAAGATCGAAGAAGATAGGAAGGAACAG TACCATTGAAGATGTTGCCGACTTCATGGTCGAG TATATCTGCCACGACTCG CTTGGCATGATTGCTACCAATCATCTTGTCATTGCTTCGACCTCGGATATGCGCGCTCGTGACGAAAACTGCATAGTCAATGCAGAACTGCATTCCAGG GCGGTCGACTTTGTGAAGACCGGCTTTTACGTAGCGAACCATCAAATTCGGAAAGCCAAATACGACAAGGCATTCGACGAAACAACTGGGTTAGGGTTGAAGCCTGACTGGCAGGCCGGTCATGGTCGTGACGCCAACGATGGTCGCTATTACCCTTGTGATAG TGTCCTTGGTAAGCTGTTTCGTGCGGTTGAGCTACCCGAGGGAAACCCTGCCCGGGAATCAGACGTGGAGGACCAAGTACCCACTACGATCCGAAACCGTGTCGCTGGCTTTGTCGCGAGGTACAAAGACGAAATCCAAGCCACAGTTAGCAGCTCCGATACAGTAACCTTTATCCAATCCTTACTGTCGCGCTACACTTCCGAACTCAACCACATTTGCGTCGCGCATACAATTTCCAGCGAGTCGGCGGAGCGGGTATCAGAAGTTGAAGTCATGCTGGGCACGAACTTGGAAGTATCCTCAAAACCGGACTTGATCGAGCGTATGAAGAGTCTTACTCGCAACCTCACCAACACGATACGGTACCAGCTTAAGGCAAAAGAAGATGAAAGTAATTACATCTGGCTAGGCCGAGCTTGGAGGGCATATTTGCTCACAAGCAGCCTCGGCGACAAGACTTTTGGGGCGTTTAGTTTCAGCTGGCTGGCATTGGACTCTGTACTCGATGCCCTACAAACGATTGATGAAAATTTCCTTCCTCATACCGGACCAATTCTTCCACCCTTCGCATTTATCCCATCAAAGCGTCCTGAAACAGATGAAAGTCTTCATCCCCCGAATTACGACACTTGGGATGACTGGGTTGACGCTataaaagaaggtgacacTGAAATAGAAACTGCTAATACAG CAGAAGAGTATGGCAACCAACAAAACGGCAATGCTCGTGGTGTGGACGGGGTCGGGGGCGAGGAGGTTGGAACAACAACCGGCAGAACTCGAATGGAAGCAATAACGGATACAACCGCAACGGTCGCGGCAATGGCCCGGGCCAAGGGCCCAACAGCAATGGACAAACCAATGGCTCGGTCGGGGGTCGTAGGCCCGGCTACCGAATTATTGCTCCCAGTAACATTTCCTTCTGAAATG GGCTACAATGATGAGAACAAGCATGTTCTGTATAGCTCTCCACCCTTATGTTTTGGATGCTGCGTTTCTAACGAAACCGCCCCGAACCGGGTGTGA
- a CDS encoding glutathione S-transferase yields MTSNTPLLYTVATPNDIDFLRNSKTHMGFNTTFKDRLPGRDNPMNYAFILLLTGRAFVEKRTKGAMVPEGATIAHSNSTPPSNHVPSQINPNGRIPALVDRSRGDFAVFESAAILLYLAQHYDKERKFSYDPVSDSDLHSEELQWIFFTHGGIGPMQGQANHFYRYAPEKIPYGINRYINETKRLYSVLNDRLTDREYLVGPGKGRYGLADINAYPWVRSWSWAGVDSLEAFPNVEAWLKRISERPQVDSGLDVPEPRSRKALTKEEEEEAAEGARKWILQAQK; encoded by the exons ATGACTTCCAATACTCCGTTGCTCTACACTGTCGCCACTCCTAATG ACATCGATTTCTTGAGGAACTCAAAGACGCATATGGGTTTCAATACGACGTTCAAAGATAGACTTCCAGGTCGTGACAACCCCATGAATTATGCCTTTATCCTCCTTTTAACCGGTCGTGCCTTTGTAGAAAAACGAACAAAAGGAGCCATGGTTCCTGAAGGTGCCACCATTGCCCATTCCAACAGTACACCCCCATCTAATCACGTCCCGTCACAGATCAATCCCAACGGCCGCATCCCAGCTTTGGTCGATCGTTCGCGCGGCGACTTTGCTGTTTTCGAGTCTGCAGCGATCCTCCTTTACCTCGCTCAG CACTACGACAAGGAACGCAAGTTCAGCTATGATCCTGTCTCAGATTCCGACCTACACTCCGAAGAATTGCAATGGATCTTCTTCACT CACGGTGGTATCGGTCCAATGCAGGGTCAAGCCAACCACTTCTACCGCTACGCGCCCGAGAAGAT ACCGTATGGAATCAACC GGTACATCAACGAGACCAAACGTCTCTACTCAG TTCTTAACGATCGCTTGACCGACCGAGAATACCTGGTTGGTCCTGGAAAGGGCAGATACGGTCTCGCCGACATTAACGCCTACCCGTGGGTCAGGTCATGGAGTTGGGCGGGCGTAGATAGCCTAGAGGCATTCCCGAATGTCGAG GCTTGGTTGAAACGTATTTCCGAGCGCCCTCAGGTTGATAGTGGTTTGGATGTTCCAGAGCCTCGATCCAGGAAGGCCTTGAcaaaggaggaggaagaggaagcagccGAGGGAGCTCGCAAGTGGATCCTTCAGGCTCAAAAATAA